A stretch of the Massilia varians genome encodes the following:
- a CDS encoding WYL domain-containing protein, translated as MQDSLALLPKTQLERLAYIEVKTYFCGDLTRHDIEQRFGVRPAASARDLAAYRRLAPSNLVYDASLRKYLPTSNFSPIFEQSAERALMWFRSGIGDGLSVSGRRVIPCESASELVSPDVRTLCVLTRAITAGELVEVSYLSLSSGGSVKTLAPLALADTGLRWHLRAFDQEKKRFADFVLTRITQATPLNRPIPEKERLEHDAQWTRIVALDIVPHPGVKHPKAVEVDYGMTDGALRMQLRAPMVGYALKRWGVDCSVDHSLDPSSHHLWLANPQTLYGVESAALAPGYKAPELAVKAR; from the coding sequence ATGCAAGACAGTCTGGCACTATTGCCGAAAACACAACTTGAACGCTTGGCCTACATTGAGGTTAAGACGTATTTCTGCGGCGACTTAACACGTCATGATATCGAACAACGCTTCGGAGTTAGGCCAGCAGCGTCAGCGCGGGATCTGGCTGCTTACCGGCGCCTAGCACCGAGCAATCTGGTCTACGATGCATCGCTGCGCAAATATTTGCCTACTTCTAATTTCTCACCGATTTTTGAGCAATCGGCTGAGCGCGCGCTGATGTGGTTCCGATCTGGGATTGGCGATGGTTTGAGCGTCAGCGGCCGTCGCGTTATCCCTTGCGAGAGCGCTAGCGAGCTTGTTTCTCCTGATGTGCGGACCTTGTGCGTGCTCACGCGCGCGATTACCGCCGGTGAACTGGTCGAGGTGAGCTATCTCTCCTTGTCCTCGGGGGGCTCGGTAAAGACGCTTGCACCCCTGGCTCTGGCGGACACGGGGCTGCGTTGGCATTTGAGAGCGTTCGATCAGGAGAAGAAGCGCTTCGCTGATTTTGTGCTGACTCGGATCACCCAAGCGACGCCGTTGAACCGGCCGATTCCCGAGAAGGAGCGCCTTGAGCATGACGCTCAGTGGACGCGCATTGTCGCGCTCGATATCGTTCCTCACCCCGGCGTGAAGCACCCGAAAGCCGTGGAGGTGGACTATGGCATGACCGATGGCGCGCTGCGGATGCAGTTGAGGGCGCCGATGGTCGGCTACGCCTTAAAGCGCTGGGGCGTAGACTGCTCCGTGGATCATTCGTTGGACCCCTCGTCACATCACCTCTGGCTTGCCAACCCCCAGACTCTCTACGGCGTGGAGAGCGCGGCGCTGGCGCCAGGCTACAAGGCCCCCGAGCTTGCCGTGAAGGCGCGCTGA